A window of the Schlesneria paludicola DSM 18645 genome harbors these coding sequences:
- a CDS encoding vWA domain-containing protein, which yields MSTNASHVDVFERKTDPRRIRQTLILGCLISFGLHFVLLAGLSLVRFAEKLEVFTSISSLIDEEADETIQPKFEATPTEQVGNESDSRFSASQEASSVLTRDPQNQLEKSIETTVEVAVPVTEELPQPSRSDLLSPVATSGSTEHAGGVEGAIDRLAWEIANSLREKKTLVVWLFDVSPSLSARREQIATRVENVYNQLNQLNVSADKALKSAVAVYGPTCTIVTDKPLDDAEELVQVVRKIKSESSGEENTFSAVLKVAKAFLPQRTEARRDVMIIVVTDEEGSDPDNLEQAITFCKKYGMRCYCVGDSAPFGRKNVEVPFQMEDGERVIGVMQKGPESRYAELLRLGYWGTNGHDFEDMSSGFGPYGLTRLCTETNGLYFVADAGRGRHSFDPAVMRNYAPDYRSIAVLDRDIQANRSKAALLECCLEVEREAQNRKVLSISMPRLDFRADNDTILRQELTEAQKPIADLDASLDYLMKRLEQGEKDRSKIKEARWKASYDLALGRTLALRVRAFGYNSMLAEMKANPKRFETSGNNHWRLVPAEEVTSGGAVKKLALKASEYLGHVMADHPGTPWALLAEREKAVPMGWQWQESRVEPPPTMAAGRQKSGPKFIDVEDPKTKVKTKKQVPDQPQRRDI from the coding sequence GTGAGTACGAATGCATCTCATGTCGACGTTTTTGAACGCAAAACAGACCCGCGGCGAATCAGGCAGACCTTGATTCTGGGGTGTCTGATCAGTTTTGGCTTGCATTTCGTCCTCTTGGCGGGACTCAGCCTGGTTCGCTTTGCCGAAAAGCTTGAAGTCTTCACGTCGATTTCAAGCCTGATTGACGAGGAAGCCGACGAAACGATCCAGCCAAAATTCGAGGCAACTCCGACAGAACAAGTCGGAAACGAGTCTGACAGCCGTTTTTCGGCGTCGCAGGAAGCGTCGTCCGTTCTGACTCGAGATCCTCAGAACCAACTTGAAAAGTCGATTGAAACCACTGTTGAAGTGGCCGTCCCTGTCACGGAAGAACTTCCCCAGCCATCGCGGTCGGATTTGCTGTCCCCGGTTGCCACATCGGGATCGACCGAGCACGCAGGGGGCGTCGAAGGAGCCATCGATCGACTGGCCTGGGAAATTGCCAACTCACTTCGTGAAAAAAAGACGCTGGTTGTGTGGTTGTTTGACGTATCCCCCTCATTGTCGGCTCGACGAGAACAGATCGCGACGCGTGTTGAGAATGTCTACAACCAGCTCAATCAATTGAACGTCAGTGCTGATAAAGCGTTGAAAAGTGCCGTCGCGGTTTATGGTCCGACCTGCACGATTGTGACCGACAAACCTCTCGACGATGCCGAAGAACTTGTGCAAGTCGTGCGGAAAATCAAATCGGAATCGTCGGGTGAAGAGAATACGTTTTCTGCCGTGCTGAAAGTCGCGAAGGCGTTTCTTCCGCAGCGCACCGAAGCGCGGCGGGATGTCATGATCATTGTCGTGACAGACGAGGAAGGTTCTGATCCCGACAATCTCGAACAAGCGATCACGTTTTGCAAAAAATATGGCATGCGCTGCTATTGCGTGGGGGATTCGGCTCCTTTTGGACGGAAGAATGTGGAAGTTCCCTTCCAGATGGAAGATGGTGAACGCGTGATCGGTGTCATGCAGAAGGGACCGGAATCACGCTATGCCGAGCTCTTGCGACTGGGCTATTGGGGAACGAACGGCCATGATTTTGAAGATATGTCGTCGGGTTTCGGACCGTACGGATTGACTCGACTCTGTACGGAAACAAATGGCCTGTATTTCGTCGCGGATGCGGGACGCGGGCGGCATTCCTTCGACCCGGCCGTCATGCGTAACTATGCGCCAGACTATCGCTCCATTGCCGTTCTCGATCGTGATATCCAGGCGAATCGTTCGAAGGCGGCACTTCTGGAGTGCTGTCTGGAAGTCGAACGCGAAGCACAGAATCGAAAGGTTCTCAGTATCTCAATGCCGCGGCTCGATTTCCGTGCCGACAACGACACGATCTTGCGGCAGGAATTGACCGAAGCACAAAAGCCGATCGCGGATCTGGATGCCAGTCTGGACTATTTGATGAAGCGGCTTGAGCAAGGCGAAAAGGATCGGTCGAAGATCAAGGAAGCCCGCTGGAAAGCAAGCTATGACTTGGCACTGGGCCGGACTCTCGCGCTGCGCGTCCGTGCGTTCGGCTACAATTCGATGCTTGCTGAGATGAAAGCCAATCCAAAGCGATTCGAGACATCGGGGAACAATCATTGGCGTCTGGTTCCCGCCGAAGAAGTGACTTCGGGCGGTGCCGTCAAAAAGCTTGCGCTGAAGGCGTCGGAGTATCTGGGACATGTGATGGCGGATCACCCCGGGACCCCGTGGGCACTTCTCGCCGAACGCGAGAAGGCGGTGCCGATGGGATGGCAGTGGCAAGAATCGCGCGTCGAACCCCCGCCGACCATGGCAGCGGGCCGTCAGAAATCAGGTCCCAAATTCATTGACGTCGAAGATCCAAAGACAAAAGTCAAAACAAAGAAACAGGTGCCCGACCAACCCCAGCGTCGCGACATCTGA
- a CDS encoding rhomboid family intramembrane serine protease: MGSSYRDYMQDRDDQGPTWGHDTPTTKWLIVVTVIVFFLQVFMTHRAPVRSSGPSVDAGQSATVQLVSQTFHGMQPSFVEDWLLLDDAKVRSGQIWRLVTYVFCHPRDNAFSILFNMLVLWFLGSILERGMYRSSELLWFYLTTAVLCGLVFVGFGYFMRLPDPLLGSSACVMALLTLYATHYPTREILVFWIVPVQIRVVLLIAVALDVFTIVNAYQGNQSWVVVAYLTSLWGIAFGYAYRRFDLNLTAFMETFDPRRLRRSVRNLSARRRLKVFQPEPTVNLNEEVDAILAKIHEQGSESLTDRERAILQKASERAKNRM; encoded by the coding sequence ATGGGCTCTAGCTACCGCGATTACATGCAGGACCGAGACGACCAAGGCCCGACGTGGGGGCATGACACCCCCACCACGAAATGGCTCATCGTCGTCACCGTAATCGTATTCTTCCTGCAAGTCTTCATGACCCATCGTGCCCCTGTGCGAAGCTCAGGGCCCAGCGTCGACGCCGGACAATCCGCGACGGTGCAACTCGTCTCACAAACGTTCCATGGCATGCAACCTTCGTTCGTCGAAGATTGGCTGCTACTCGATGATGCCAAAGTTCGCTCGGGTCAAATCTGGCGACTCGTGACTTACGTGTTCTGTCATCCCCGTGACAATGCCTTCAGCATCCTGTTCAACATGCTGGTGCTTTGGTTTTTGGGTTCCATACTCGAGCGTGGAATGTACCGCTCAAGTGAACTTCTCTGGTTTTATCTTACCACAGCGGTTCTGTGTGGACTGGTCTTTGTGGGTTTTGGCTATTTCATGCGGTTGCCCGATCCGCTTTTGGGATCATCCGCCTGCGTAATGGCTTTGCTGACCCTTTACGCCACGCATTATCCGACACGCGAGATTCTGGTGTTTTGGATCGTTCCCGTCCAAATTCGTGTCGTGCTGCTGATCGCCGTCGCACTTGATGTCTTCACGATTGTGAATGCGTATCAAGGCAACCAATCTTGGGTTGTCGTCGCCTACCTGACGTCGCTCTGGGGTATCGCGTTCGGATACGCCTATCGTCGATTTGACCTGAATCTGACCGCGTTCATGGAAACCTTTGATCCACGACGCCTCCGCCGTTCGGTACGGAATCTCTCGGCGCGGCGACGGCTTAAAGTCTTTCAACCCGAACCGACCGTCAATCTGAACGAAGAAGTCGATGCCATCCTCGCAAAGATCCACGAACAGGGGTCCGAAAGCCTTACCGACCGAGAACGGGCCATCCTGCAGAAAGCTAGCGAACGGGCAAAGAACCGGATGTAG
- the kaiC gene encoding circadian clock protein KaiC encodes MQANRGHLNPLKNSLPKCPTGIQGLDEVTQGGLPLGRPTLVCGSAGSGKTLFGLEFLLRGIIEYGEPGVLMTFEETSSELSANMRSLGFDLDELIQQNKLIIDFVRVEPHEIEETGDYDLEGLFVRLNHAIATLGAKRVVLDTIEALFAGLSNSSILRAELRRLFRWLKEKGVTAVITGERGEGALTRQGLEEYVSDCVIFLDHRVTEQISTRRLRIVKYRGSTHGTNEFPFLIDEDGISVIPITSAEMNHPANDERISSGIGALDEMLDGKGYFRGSSVLITGTAGTGKTSIAAQFAVATCGRGEKCLFVSFEEAPQQLIRNLHSIGLNLGQWMERDLLRIHSTRPTNSGLEMHLAELHRQILSFQPTVVIIDPISNFVSAGTMSEAGSMLVRLIDFLKSRGISSLFTNLTHGGVTPFQTDLGVSSIIDTWLLLRDVESAGEREAQIFVLKSRGMAHSKQVRRFQITNHGIELSIGDKLEPPAAKCKAK; translated from the coding sequence ATGCAGGCGAATAGAGGCCATTTAAATCCATTGAAGAATTCCCTTCCGAAGTGTCCCACCGGGATTCAGGGTCTGGACGAAGTGACTCAAGGCGGACTTCCATTAGGTAGACCGACACTCGTTTGCGGATCTGCCGGGTCAGGCAAGACGCTTTTTGGTTTGGAATTCCTTTTACGAGGAATCATCGAATATGGCGAACCAGGCGTCTTGATGACATTCGAAGAAACATCGAGCGAGCTTTCCGCCAATATGCGTTCGTTGGGATTCGACCTCGATGAATTGATTCAGCAGAACAAACTGATCATCGACTTCGTCCGTGTGGAACCACATGAAATTGAAGAGACTGGCGACTATGACCTGGAAGGACTGTTTGTCCGACTGAACCACGCGATCGCAACGTTGGGAGCCAAGCGTGTGGTACTCGATACGATCGAGGCCTTGTTCGCTGGCCTTTCGAATAGTTCGATCTTACGCGCCGAATTGCGTCGGCTATTCCGCTGGCTCAAAGAAAAAGGTGTCACCGCGGTCATCACCGGTGAGCGAGGCGAAGGTGCATTGACGCGACAAGGACTTGAGGAGTACGTCTCTGACTGCGTCATTTTCCTTGATCATCGAGTGACGGAACAGATCTCGACACGCCGCCTGCGAATCGTCAAGTATCGCGGTTCAACGCACGGGACCAACGAGTTCCCGTTTCTGATTGACGAGGATGGCATTTCCGTCATTCCGATCACTTCAGCGGAAATGAACCATCCCGCAAATGATGAGCGTATTTCCAGCGGGATCGGCGCGCTGGACGAAATGCTGGACGGCAAGGGGTACTTTCGTGGCAGTAGCGTCTTGATCACGGGGACGGCCGGAACCGGGAAAACAAGTATCGCCGCTCAGTTTGCGGTCGCAACATGCGGCCGCGGTGAAAAATGCCTGTTTGTTTCCTTTGAAGAAGCGCCACAACAACTCATTCGCAATCTCCATTCGATCGGCCTGAACCTCGGTCAGTGGATGGAGCGAGATTTATTGCGAATCCACTCCACTCGACCGACCAATTCGGGACTGGAAATGCACTTGGCCGAACTCCACAGGCAGATCCTGAGTTTCCAGCCGACGGTGGTCATCATCGACCCCATCAGCAATTTCGTGTCCGCCGGCACAATGTCGGAGGCGGGAAGCATGCTCGTGCGGCTGATCGATTTTCTGAAAAGTCGAGGCATCAGCAGCCTGTTCACGAACCTGACACATGGAGGCGTGACGCCATTTCAGACAGACCTGGGAGTTTCTTCAATCATCGACACCTGGCTGTTGCTGCGTGACGTTGAGTCGGCCGGCGAGCGTGAAGCCCAGATCTTCGTCCTGAAATCACGAGGAATGGCGCACTCAAAACAAGTGAGACGTTTTCAAATCACAAATCACGGTATCGAACTGTCGATCGGTGACAAATTGGAGCCACCGGCAGCGAAGTGCAAAGCGAAGTGA
- a CDS encoding circadian clock KaiB family protein yields the protein MNTNETEDVDDFWKLRLYVAGQTSKSLVAFANLKKVCEEHLKGKYSIEVIDLLTNPQLAQGDQIVAVPTLVRMLPPPLRKIVGDLSKTERVLVGLQLCPQQAKEAI from the coding sequence ATGAACACAAATGAGACCGAAGACGTCGACGATTTTTGGAAACTTCGGTTGTATGTCGCAGGACAAACATCGAAGTCGCTCGTCGCATTCGCAAATTTGAAAAAGGTCTGTGAAGAGCACCTGAAGGGCAAGTACTCGATCGAAGTCATTGACTTGCTCACGAATCCGCAGCTTGCACAGGGGGATCAGATTGTCGCGGTACCGACTCTGGTTCGCATGCTGCCACCGCCGCTCCGTAAAATCGTGGGTGATCTTTCAAAGACGGAGCGTGTCCTGGTTGGGCTTCAGCTTTGCCCACAACAAGCGAAGGAAGCAATATGA
- a CDS encoding circadian clock KaiB family protein, translated as MTRQSIDGPASNGSDFSEPRKPRYVLRLYVSGLTPRSTEAIAKLKAVCEEYLSGRYELEVIDLFQEPTLANVEQIIATPTLIKKLPLPLRRLVGDLSDTERVIRGLNLFEHMEH; from the coding sequence ATGACCAGGCAGTCCATCGACGGACCGGCGAGCAATGGATCAGACTTCTCGGAACCGCGGAAGCCGCGATACGTTCTGAGGCTTTATGTTTCGGGGCTGACGCCGCGATCGACCGAAGCGATCGCGAAACTGAAGGCCGTCTGCGAAGAATACTTGTCCGGTCGCTATGAACTGGAAGTTATTGACCTGTTCCAGGAGCCCACTCTGGCGAATGTTGAACAAATTATCGCCACACCAACCTTGATTAAGAAGCTGCCACTACCGCTACGCCGGTTGGTTGGAGATCTTTCAGACACGGAACGCGTCATTCGCGGCCTGAATCTATTCGAACACATGGAGCATTAA
- a CDS encoding hybrid sensor histidine kinase/response regulator produces the protein MTMSNGADDLADLHRRLEEAEETLRAIRSGEVDALIVDGNSGNKVIYTLHGADYPYRELIEAMQQGATSLSSDGTVLYCNRFLIELLEVAHEKVIGHSLALHIAPSQRTAFDRMLHEGRTGKCQGELDFQLHDGRTRPVLVSLAPLPLDFADAICMVVTDLTDHKKHQDLQEANRRKDEFLAMLAHELRNPLAPIQNAVVILKHLGLADENVRYAHEIIDRQVHHLSRLVDDLLDVSRITLGKVKLQRQPIELNAIISRAVEASRPFIDNRRHQITVSLPPKGIRVDADQTRLTQILGNLLSNAAKYMNEGGEIFLTTDHNPTEVAIRVRDTGIGISADFLPRVFDLFIQGDRSMARSEGGLGIGLTLVRRLVEMHGGSVEAFSNGLDQGSEFVVRLPILSDGQKNGESDAALDWELRSEAKRRVLVIEDNKDGADTLAMLLRMMGHEVQIAYSGAEGIRVAGGFGPDVILLDIGLPGICGYDVAKTLRLQPEFEHTVFIAMTGYGQDDDKQRSLEAGFSYHFVKPLNPKSLAQILEIPGTGEAISG, from the coding sequence ATGACCATGTCGAACGGGGCCGACGACCTTGCAGACCTGCATCGACGGCTGGAAGAAGCGGAAGAAACCTTGCGTGCGATCCGCAGTGGTGAGGTCGATGCACTTATTGTTGATGGAAACAGTGGAAACAAAGTCATCTATACGCTGCACGGCGCGGATTATCCGTACCGAGAACTCATCGAAGCCATGCAGCAGGGTGCGACCAGCCTGAGCAGCGATGGAACGGTGCTGTACTGCAACCGCTTTCTGATCGAGTTGCTCGAGGTCGCGCATGAAAAGGTCATTGGGCATTCGCTTGCATTGCACATCGCGCCATCGCAGCGAACCGCTTTCGATCGAATGCTGCACGAAGGTCGAACAGGGAAATGTCAGGGCGAACTGGATTTTCAACTCCACGACGGACGGACAAGACCTGTATTAGTTTCTCTGGCTCCACTGCCACTCGATTTTGCCGATGCGATCTGCATGGTCGTGACCGACTTGACGGACCACAAGAAACATCAAGACCTTCAGGAAGCGAATCGTCGCAAGGACGAGTTCCTTGCCATGCTGGCGCATGAACTTCGAAATCCTCTGGCACCCATCCAGAATGCCGTCGTGATCCTCAAACATCTTGGACTGGCTGACGAAAATGTCCGCTATGCCCACGAAATCATCGATCGGCAAGTCCACCACCTTTCCCGCCTTGTCGACGATTTGCTGGATGTCTCACGGATTACGCTCGGAAAAGTCAAATTGCAGCGTCAACCGATTGAGCTCAACGCCATCATCAGCCGCGCCGTCGAAGCAAGCCGGCCGTTCATCGACAATCGCCGACACCAGATTACGGTCTCGTTGCCGCCAAAAGGAATTCGAGTTGACGCCGATCAAACCCGGCTGACACAGATTTTGGGCAACCTGCTTTCGAACGCGGCAAAGTACATGAATGAGGGTGGTGAGATCTTTCTGACGACCGATCACAATCCGACTGAAGTTGCAATTCGCGTACGCGACACGGGCATCGGAATCTCGGCCGACTTTCTGCCGCGTGTCTTCGATCTCTTCATCCAAGGCGATCGCTCAATGGCTCGCTCGGAAGGTGGTTTAGGAATCGGTTTGACCCTTGTCCGTCGGCTCGTGGAAATGCACGGGGGAAGCGTCGAAGCTTTTAGCAATGGGCTCGACCAAGGCAGCGAGTTCGTTGTTCGACTGCCCATCCTCAGCGACGGCCAAAAAAACGGCGAATCCGACGCCGCGCTGGATTGGGAACTCCGCAGCGAGGCCAAACGAAGAGTTCTCGTGATCGAAGACAACAAAGACGGTGCCGACACACTGGCGATGCTTTTGCGAATGATGGGCCACGAAGTGCAAATCGCCTATTCGGGTGCCGAAGGAATTCGCGTCGCTGGAGGGTTTGGACCCGATGTCATTTTGCTTGACATCGGTCTGCCCGGAATTTGCGGTTACGACGTGGCGAAGACACTTCGATTGCAACCGGAATTCGAACACACGGTGTTCATTGCCATGACGGGATATGGGCAAGATGACGATAAACAACGCAGTCTTGAAGCAGGATTCTCGTACCATTTTGTCAAACCGCTCAATCCCAAATCGCTTGCACAAATCTTGGAGATCCCGGGTACCGGTGAAGCAATTTCGGGATAG
- a CDS encoding BlaI/MecI/CopY family transcriptional regulator: MARPQTGRPTDQELEILKVLWKRGRSSVRDVWLELRESREIGQTSVLKIMQIMRDKGQLVCDADQRPQIFWPKQTQKSTLKQLAGDLLQRVFGGSASLLLQHAIDSKQASRHELAEIRTLLDQLDDGKTPSK, encoded by the coding sequence ATGGCACGACCGCAGACCGGCAGGCCGACGGATCAGGAATTAGAGATCCTGAAGGTTCTTTGGAAACGCGGACGCAGCAGCGTCAGAGACGTCTGGCTGGAGTTGCGAGAATCCCGAGAGATTGGACAGACGAGTGTCCTCAAGATCATGCAGATCATGCGTGACAAGGGGCAGCTCGTGTGCGACGCCGACCAGCGGCCGCAGATATTCTGGCCAAAACAGACTCAGAAATCGACGCTGAAGCAATTGGCGGGAGATCTGTTGCAGCGCGTCTTTGGCGGGTCTGCGAGTCTTCTACTTCAGCATGCAATCGACAGCAAGCAAGCATCCCGTCACGAACTGGCTGAGATTCGAACATTGCTCGATCAACTCGACGATGGCAAAACGCCGTCAAAGTAG
- a CDS encoding M56 family metallopeptidase → MSIFDDRLSHQLVLKLGTVLIHFCWQGVLIAAIAGLTLGLTRRATPSGRYSILLGFFGLMMLSPVITFLCTAAPAPVSTMVRLDHPVPEHVILSTINRPLEISPKNSAPTPIISEVIDESHLPAKSSVWTTTEDWTRRNLRLLVVAWAVGVCTFSLRLILGWRAVVFIRRNGLSSTGTRLQSACQALAATLAVRQTVQVCESVFIQVPVVVGWLRPMILLPVRLMTKLSDEEIHAILGHELAHIRRHDYFVNIAQIVVENLLFYHPAVWWLSRRIRQEREYCCDDLAAAACGGKIVIARALATLAQLHAAAPYALPAATGGSLLARIRRLVRGDAPPDRLPSSGLGLGMLSMTVAILVLSLFLTTDPGQAQAQTKIETKSTDTDSAQDPTATQAANSFDELYRLRDDGRVIRRISIPRMKEAKQRYEAAAGPAQVAAMPDGPGTIIWKDDLRKVEIKSTTFGDPALELHSLIELLTHRSMSELEGPATLWLTKVPGDFVVWENAPEERLIADLEWILNRELNLNVSLQLEEVEREVYVAIGAFKANPAGPSMRFQMKPRSTYLLYGKAQAAHPSHFMGKYEEFWKAISLRTGRRIIDDSTQKPDDYMQWLISYDDPETTVWTTIPPKQFSANAEQVLQHVAEQTGLKFTEGRRKIQVLSLKRSDHIQSVGLRSGAAASKHPLDEANTRDGDIAAAIDRLRKQEIFVREFNSRNDPRYWIQVIVDLSRTIPISGDEILVDIETISRDRSLDLHLKNVDLTPASVARLGATKHISTLELSGRSINDELLQAISNLPIGRLELGSGPYTDDGVKQLANCVALESISIAGPSITNDCFTHLVRLPRLRGVGLRSSQFTSGVLATLARIPDLRRMTISTTEQLTFDLGPFSELRSVDFTGATFGDDLTHALAEKCPRLEEASIRNSSITNAGVAALVPLRHLRVLALDRAQIDDRIADSIQKMPNLEWLDLNNCDIGDRTLAAASGCSRLSYLNLGQTQISNEGLAVIGKLKNIRNLSLWSNQQLTDECVSHLKQLPDYRMKFVLHLQLDGTQITKNGILELQAALPNASISPAAASQ, encoded by the coding sequence ATGTCGATTTTTGACGATCGCCTTTCTCACCAGCTCGTCCTGAAACTGGGAACCGTGTTAATTCATTTCTGCTGGCAAGGCGTACTCATTGCGGCAATCGCCGGGTTGACACTCGGCTTGACGCGACGCGCCACACCGTCAGGACGGTACTCGATACTCTTGGGATTCTTCGGTTTGATGATGCTGTCTCCCGTGATCACGTTTCTCTGCACTGCGGCGCCAGCGCCGGTCTCGACAATGGTGAGACTCGATCACCCTGTACCGGAGCACGTCATTCTGTCGACGATCAATCGTCCGCTTGAGATTTCACCGAAAAACTCCGCGCCGACGCCGATCATTTCAGAAGTCATCGACGAGAGTCACCTCCCGGCGAAGTCTTCAGTATGGACGACCACCGAAGACTGGACACGGCGAAATCTGCGATTGCTTGTCGTCGCCTGGGCGGTTGGCGTTTGCACCTTCTCATTGCGCCTCATTCTTGGCTGGCGCGCTGTCGTATTCATTCGCAGGAACGGCCTATCGTCGACGGGAACACGTTTGCAGTCTGCATGCCAGGCACTTGCGGCCACCCTGGCCGTTCGACAAACCGTTCAAGTCTGCGAGTCGGTATTTATTCAAGTTCCCGTCGTGGTGGGCTGGTTGCGTCCCATGATTCTGCTGCCCGTACGCCTGATGACGAAGCTGTCTGACGAAGAGATCCACGCCATTCTGGGGCACGAATTGGCTCATATCCGTCGCCACGACTACTTCGTGAACATCGCGCAGATCGTCGTCGAAAATCTGCTGTTCTATCATCCGGCGGTCTGGTGGCTCTCCCGCCGCATTCGCCAGGAGCGCGAGTACTGCTGTGACGATCTGGCCGCCGCCGCTTGTGGCGGAAAGATCGTGATCGCCCGGGCTTTAGCAACACTTGCCCAGCTTCATGCGGCCGCTCCATACGCGTTACCCGCCGCCACTGGCGGTTCACTGTTAGCACGCATTCGGCGTCTCGTCCGCGGCGATGCGCCGCCCGATCGATTGCCATCGAGTGGCCTGGGACTTGGGATGCTTTCCATGACGGTTGCGATCCTGGTTCTGTCACTCTTCCTCACGACAGATCCCGGTCAGGCACAAGCTCAGACCAAAATCGAGACAAAATCGACAGACACCGATTCTGCTCAAGATCCGACTGCCACCCAAGCGGCAAATTCGTTCGATGAACTCTATCGACTTCGTGATGATGGACGAGTCATCCGTCGCATTTCGATTCCTCGGATGAAGGAGGCAAAGCAGCGTTACGAAGCAGCGGCGGGTCCCGCCCAGGTCGCCGCCATGCCAGACGGTCCGGGAACGATCATTTGGAAGGACGATTTGCGAAAAGTGGAGATCAAGTCTACGACATTTGGTGATCCCGCTTTGGAACTGCATAGTTTGATTGAACTCCTCACTCACCGCAGCATGTCTGAACTTGAAGGCCCTGCCACATTGTGGTTGACGAAAGTGCCGGGTGACTTCGTCGTCTGGGAGAATGCACCTGAAGAACGGCTGATCGCGGATCTCGAATGGATTCTGAACCGCGAATTGAATCTGAATGTCTCGTTGCAACTCGAGGAGGTCGAACGAGAGGTTTACGTTGCCATAGGTGCGTTCAAAGCAAACCCCGCGGGACCTTCGATGCGATTTCAAATGAAACCTCGTTCGACTTACTTGCTTTATGGCAAAGCCCAAGCCGCTCATCCATCGCATTTCATGGGCAAGTACGAGGAATTTTGGAAGGCCATCAGCCTGCGTACTGGACGACGTATCATTGATGACTCGACACAGAAGCCCGACGACTATATGCAGTGGTTGATCTCCTACGACGATCCTGAGACGACTGTCTGGACCACGATTCCACCAAAGCAATTCTCTGCCAACGCCGAGCAAGTCCTGCAGCACGTCGCGGAACAGACTGGTTTAAAATTCACGGAAGGTCGACGGAAAATCCAAGTGTTGTCGCTGAAACGAAGCGATCACATCCAATCCGTCGGTCTCCGATCGGGCGCCGCCGCATCCAAACACCCCCTGGATGAGGCGAACACTCGAGACGGAGATATCGCTGCCGCGATTGATCGACTCCGAAAGCAGGAGATCTTCGTGCGGGAATTTAATTCCCGCAACGACCCCAGATACTGGATTCAAGTGATTGTTGATCTGAGTCGCACAATCCCGATTTCGGGCGACGAAATTCTCGTCGACATCGAAACGATTTCACGTGACAGGTCACTGGACTTGCATCTGAAGAACGTCGATCTCACCCCAGCCTCCGTTGCACGACTCGGTGCCACGAAGCACATCTCCACACTCGAGTTGTCGGGCCGTTCGATCAACGATGAGTTGTTGCAGGCGATTTCGAACCTACCGATCGGTCGTCTGGAGCTGGGTAGTGGCCCGTATACCGATGACGGCGTTAAGCAGCTCGCCAATTGCGTTGCTCTGGAATCAATCAGTATCGCTGGACCTTCGATTACGAACGACTGTTTCACCCACTTGGTTCGTCTACCGAGACTTCGCGGAGTCGGACTCCGTTCCTCCCAATTCACCAGCGGCGTGCTCGCGACATTGGCGAGGATACCCGACCTGCGACGAATGACGATATCAACAACAGAGCAACTCACGTTCGATCTCGGACCGTTTTCAGAATTGCGAAGTGTCGATTTCACTGGCGCCACATTTGGAGACGATCTGACGCACGCGCTCGCCGAGAAATGTCCTCGGCTGGAGGAGGCCTCCATACGGAACTCCTCGATCACAAATGCGGGAGTCGCCGCACTCGTACCTCTGCGGCATTTGAGAGTCCTGGCGCTGGATCGCGCTCAAATCGATGACCGTATTGCGGATTCGATTCAGAAGATGCCCAATCTGGAATGGCTTGACCTGAACAATTGCGATATCGGAGACCGAACGCTGGCTGCCGCATCAGGTTGCTCACGTCTGAGCTATCTCAACCTCGGCCAAACGCAAATCTCCAACGAGGGGTTGGCTGTCATTGGCAAGTTGAAGAACATTCGTAACTTGTCGCTATGGTCGAATCAGCAACTGACCGATGAGTGTGTTTCGCATCTCAAGCAACTCCCCGACTACCGCATGAAATTCGTGCTTCATTTGCAACTGGACGGCACCCAAATCACGAAGAATGGGATTCTCGAGCTACAAGCCGCACTTCCGAACGCCAGCATCTCGCCTGCTGCGGCATCGCAATGA